One region of Alosa sapidissima isolate fAloSap1 chromosome 1, fAloSap1.pri, whole genome shotgun sequence genomic DNA includes:
- the eps15l1b gene encoding epidermal growth factor receptor substrate 15-like 1 isoform X7 — translation MAKLSNLASHISLDNYKVISTGKRQILQIKISNGNPAYDSYYRQVDPANTGKVGAGEAAQFLKKSGLSDSTLGKIWELSDSDHKGYLDKRGFFVALRLVASAQSGNDVSPNSLNHTVPAPKFRDTGSPSLISASLLSTDSSWAVRSDERAKFDGIFESLGPVGGLLSGDKVKPVLINSKLPLDVLGRIWDLSDVDKDGHLDKEEFTVAMHLVHRAMEKEPVPATLPLTLIPPSKRKKIAGSLPGSVAVLPASPFKGLGLRPTTDPQGRQSPLGSSSISSSSSALGGTGSLAQKHSFKSSQPPQPAVSWVVPLADRGRYDDIFAKADSDMDGLVGGAEVKDIFMNSGLPQNMLARIWSLADTKQQGKLSREQFSLAMYLIQQKVTKGLDPPQVLTLDMIPPSEKGTSGLGFYGFTAPLLTPQRAVLNSRRDTVSSSSVVPLELTGTKELDDIIQEINQLQREKVTLEQEIREMEQTLRHKNSELQDMQGELEQESSGVQDLEAQRHVAQDRLQEMDQQRAKLEDKINDAKSKYQNESQKVVSLQLEISSQEQEVQGQEKELSRTRTDLYCLEQEEEQLEESIRAGQAKLQSILNLLKSSQDEMEEATSELAQIQSSQQELTKTIEEYSKALNGSLSDLSRFPELNDPLPNNRPLDRLNEGKESSSSSLRSRIAMFNHTAKETPADPFKSEDPFKSDPFQDPFGGDPFKESDPFKSADPFASGDPFGKSSTKTNLSRGGSPFAQSIAKPKDSDPFGTEDPFADSAFGAQRGFADFGQMSKNFSGSAFERRPSHPPKKTPPPKPAPPPYSSSRISVQLTEARNETQSIPC, via the exons ATGGCTAAGCTAAGCAACCTTGCTTCTCACATCAGCCTTGATAACTATAAAGTTATTTCAACTGGAAAAAGACAAATCCTTCAAATTAAG ATATCAAATGGAAACCCTGCTTATGACAGTTACTACAGACAA GTGGATCCTGCAAACACTGGTAAAGTTGGGGCTGGAGAGGCTGCCCAGTTCCTGAAAAAATCTGGCCTCTCAGACAGCACTTTGGGAAAG atttggGAATTATCTGACTCAGATCATAAGGGCTACTTGGACAAGCGG GGTTTTTTTGTCGCCCTGAGATTGGTGGCCTCTGCCCAGAGTGGTAATGATGTCAGCCCTAACAGTCTAAACCACACTGTCCCTGCTCCAAAGTTT AGGGACACAGGCAGTCCTTCCCTGATTTCAGCTTCTCTGCTGTCCACTGACTCCAGCTGGGCCGTGAGG tCTGATGAGCGAGCCAAATTTGATGGGATCTTCGAGAGCCTGGGCCCAGTGGGGGGCCTTCTCTCAGGGGACAAAGTGAAGCCAGTTCTCATCAACTCCAAACTCCCCCTGGATGTGCTTGGCAGA ATTTGGGATCTCAGCGATGTTGACAAAGATGGACATTTGGACAAAGAGGAGTTCACAGTG gccATGCACCTGGTGCACCGCGCCATGGAGAAAGAGCCGGTGCCTGCCACCCTTCCCCTCACTCTCATCCCACCGTCCAAACGGAAGAAGATCGCCGGGTCGCTGCCAGGCTCGGTGGCTGTGCTGCCCGCCAGCCCCTTCAAGGGTCTGGGCCTGCGCCCCACCACCGACCCCCAGGGCAGGCAGAGCCCACTGGgtagcagcagcatcagcagcagcagcagtgcttTGGGTGGCACAGGGAGCCTGGCACAGAAACACTCCTTTAAGAGCAGCCAGCCCCCTcag CCTGCTGTAAGCTGGGTGGTCCCACTGGCCGACAGAGGGCGCTATGATGACATCTTTGCGAAAGCTGACTCCGACATGGACGGGCTGGTTGGGGGCGCTGAGGTCAAGGACATCTTCATGAACTCAGGACTGCCTCAGAACATGCTCGCGCGCATCTg GTCTCTGGCCGACACCAAACAGCAGGGCAAGCTGTCCAGGGAGCAATTCTCTCTGGCCATGTACCTCATCCAGCAGAAGGTCACCAAAGGCCTCGACCCCCCTCAAGTCCTCACCCTAGACATGATCCCTCCATCAGAGAAGGGGACATCAGGGCTT GGTTTCTATGGCTTTACGGCTCCTCTTCTTACACCCCAAAGGGCTGTGTTAAACAGTCGCCGT GACACTGTCAGTAGCAGCTCAGTGGTGCCTCTGGAGCTCACTGGAACCAAAGAGCTGGATGACATCATCCAGGAGATCAATCAactgcagag GGAGAAGGTCACGCTGGAGCAGGAGATCAGGGAGATGGAGCAGACTTTAAGACACAAGAACAGTGAACTTCAG gacatgcagggggagctggagcaggagagCAGTGGTGTGCAGGACCTGGAGGCCCAGCGGCATGTGGCTCAGGACCGGCTGCAGGAGATGGACCAGCAGAGGGCCAAGCTGGAGGACAAGATCAACGACGCCAAGAGCAAGTACCAGAACGAGAGCCAGAAG GTCGTGTCCCTGCAGCTGGAGATCAGCTCCCAGGAGCAGGAGGTGCAGGGGCAGGAGAAGGAGCTGAGCCGCACGCGTACAGACCTATACTGcctggagcaggaggaggagcagctGGAGGAGAGCATCCGCGCTGGGCAGGCCAAGCTGCAGAGCATCCTCAATCTGCTCAAGAGCTCTCAGGACGAGATGGAggag GCAACTAGTGAGCTTGCCCAGATCCAAAGCAGCCAGCAGGAGCTGACCAAGACCATCGAGGAGTACAGCAAGGCCCTGAACGGAAGTCTTAGTGACCTGTCCCGCTTCCCTGAGCTAAACGACCCCCTGCCCAACAACAGACCCCTGGATCGCCTCAACGAAGGCaag GAGAGCAGCTCCAGCTCCTTGAGATCTAGAATAGCCATGTTCAACCACACTGCCAAAGAAACTCCAGCAGATCCCTTTAAATCCGAGGACCCCTTTAAATCAGATCCCTTTCAAG ATCCTTTTGGAGGGGATCCTTTCAAAGAGAGCGACCCTTTCAAATCTGCCGATCCTTTTGCGTCTGGGGACCCGTTTGGGAAGAGCTCCACAAAG ACCAACTTATCCCGAGGTGGCAGCCCTTTCGCCCAGTCCATTGCTAAGCCCAAAGACTCAG ATCCGTTTGGAACAGAGGACCCCTTTGCTGACAGTGCCTTTGGAGCCCAGAGGGGCTTTGCCGACTTTGGGCAAATGTCAAAG AACTTTTCTGGATCGGCGTTTGAGAGAAGGCCTTCTCATCCTCCTAAGAAAACCCCACCTCCTAAGCCCGCCCCTCCTCCATATAGCTCCA